The nucleotide window CCGAATGCCCTGCGCAGCCTGACGCTGGGCGCCTATACCGAGCAGCAACTCACCGATTCGGCCCTGGTGCAGCGCGCCGACCTGAAAGCCCGTCAGGCCTATGCCGAGCAGCAAGCCCGAAACCTGCGCCTGCAGCGCGCCCTGGCTACTCCGGACCTGGCCCTGGGCTACGCCTACGACCGGGCCGGTAACTATATCCAGAACTACAACGCCGTGACCGTAGGGCTGGCCGTGCCCCTGTTCAACCGCAACCAGGGCAATATCCGCACCGCCCGGGCCCTCATTGAGGGCAGCAAGGCCCAGGCCGACCAGCAGCAGCTCGTGGTGCAAACCGACGTGCGCCAGGCCTACCAGCTGGCCCGCCAAACCGACCAGCTCTACCAAAGCTCCAGCCGCGACACCGGCGACTTTGACCGGCTCATCGGCGGCATCGAGCAGAGCTACGCCAAGCGCAACCTGACCACCGTGGAGTTTCTGGACTTCTACGAGAGCTACAAAAACAACCTCGTGCAGCTCAACAACCTGCGGGCCAGCCGGGTGCGGGCCTTCGAGCAGCTCAACTTTGCCGTGGGCCGGCCGGTGTTCAAAGCCGAATAGCCTGCCTCCTGATTTCTTCTAACCGACATTTCATGCCAACTCCTATGAACCGCTTTGCCCCTCTCCTGCCCCTTGCCCTGAGCCTTGCGCTGACCGGCTGCTCCCAATCCGAAGCCGAAGTTCAACCCAAGCCGGAAGCAGGCTTTTCGTTGTCGGATACCATGCTGCGCGAGCTGAAGACGGACACGGTGCGCGCCGAGCCGGTCCGCAACGAGCTGACGCTTTCGGGCCAGATTGCCACCGACGGCGACAAAACCGCCAAGGTATTTCCGCTGGTAGGCGGCGTGGTGGAAGACCTGCGCGTGGAACTCGGCGACTACGTGCAGAAAGGGCAGGTGCTGGCCATTATTCGCTCGGGCGAAATTGCCGACCTGCAAAACCAAGGCAGCGCCGCCGGCACCGACCTCGACATTGCCCGCAAAAATCTGGAGGTGCTCGAAGACCAGTATCAGGCTGGCCTGGCCTCGGAGCGCGACGTGACCCTGGCCCGCAAGGAGTTGCAGAAGGCCCAGGGCAATGTGGGCAAGTCGCGCAAGCAGCTGGGCGTCTACGGCGTTTCGGCCGACGGCAAGTACACCATCAAGGCCCCGATTTCGGGCTTTATCACGGAGAAGAATGTAACGGAGAACATGCAGTACAACGACGACAACGTCAGCAACTTCTTCACCATCGCCAACCTCGACGAGGTCTGGATTATGGCCAACGTGTTCGAGTCGGACATTGCCAAGGTCAAGGAAGGCTACGCCGCCGACGTGACCACCCTCTCCTACCCCGACCAGCACTTCACGGGCAAAATCGACAAGGGTTTCAACGTGCTCGACCCCGACTCGAAGGTGATGAAGGTGCGCGTGAAGCTCGCCAATCCCGGCTACCTGCTCAAGCCCGAGATGTACGCCCAGATCAAAGTGCTGAACACCGAAAACCGGAAGATGCTGGCCGTACCGGCCCAGGCCGTCATCTTCGATAAGGACCGAAACTACGTGATGGTCTACAAAAACCGCCAGCAGGTAGAAACCCGTGAGGTGAAGGTGGATAAAACCGTGGGCGAGGTCAGCTACCTGACCTCGGGCGTGCAAGCCGGCGACGTGATTATCGCCAAAAACCAGCTCCTCGTCTACAACGAGCTGAACAACTAACCTTTAAGCAGGCAGCAGCCCACCGCCAGTACTCGCCCGCGCAGGGCTGACGGCTACTGCCGTGCCGTGCAGGAGCCCTTGCGCCCATCGGCTCCCGGCTTTCCACCTCTCTGTCCTGATCTATGAATAAGTTCATTCAAGGCATCATCGCCTTTTCGCTTAAAAACCGCGGGTTCGTCTTTCTGATGACCATCTTGACCATCGTGGCCGGGGTGGTGAGCTACCGCCACACGCCCATCGAGGCCTTTCCCGACGTGACGAACACCGAAATCACCATCATTACCCAGTGGCCCGGCCGCTCGGCCGAGGAGGTTGAGAAGTTCGTGACGGCGCCCATTGAAATCGGGCTCAACCCGGTGCAGAAGAAAACGAGTGTACGTTCCACCTCCCTCTTCGGCCTGTCGGTGGTCAAGGTCATATTCGACGACGGCGTAGAAGACTTTTTCGCCCGGCAGCAAGTCAACAACCTGCTGGCCGGCGTCGATTTGCCGGACGGCCTCGACCCGGAAGTGCAGCCGCCCTACGGGCCTACCGGCGAAATTTACCGCTACACCCTGGAAAGCCCCGGCAAAACGGCCCGGGAGCTGAAAACCATTCAGGACTGGGTGGTGGAGCGCAATCTGAAAGCCGTGCCCGGCGTGGCCGACGTGAACAGCTTTGGCGGCGAGGTAAAAAGCTACGAAATCAGCGTGAACCCCACCAAGCTCCAAACCTTCGGCATCACGCCCCTCGACGTGTACGAGGCTATTCAGCGCTCCAACATCAACGTGGGCGGCGACGTGATTCAGCAGGGCCAACAGAACTTCGTGGTGCGCGGCATCGGGCTGCTCAACAACATCGGCGACATCAACAATACGGTCATCAAGAACGTCCACGGGGCCCCGATTCTGATAAAGAGCGTGGCGGAGGTGCAGGAATCGGCCTTGCCGCGGCTGGGCAAGGTGGGCCGGGGCCTGAACGACGACATGGTGGAAGGCATCGTGGTGATGCGCAAGGGCGAAAACCCGTCCGAGGTTATTGCCAGCCTGCAGGCCAAGGTGCAGGAGCTCAACGAGAAGATTCTGCCCCGCGACGTGCAGATCAAGACCTTCTACGACCGGCAGCAGCTTATTGACTTCAGCACCGAAACCGTGCTCCACAACCTGCTCGAAGGCATTGTGCTCGTCACCGTCATCGTGTTCCTGTTCATGGCCGACTGGCGCACCACGGTCATTGTGTCGGTCATTATTCCGCTGGCTTTGCTGTTTGCCTTCATCTGCCTGCGACTCAAGGGTATGTCTGCCAACCTGCTCAGCATGGGCGCCATCGACTTCGGCATCATCATCGACGGGGCCGTGGTCATGGTGGAAGGACTCTTCGTGGCCCTCGACCACCGGGCGCACAAGGTGGGCATGCCGAAGTTTAACAACCTGGCCAAGCTGGGCTTGATCAAGAAAACCGGCCGCGACATGGGCAAGGCCATTTTCTTTTCCAAGGCCATCATCATCACCGCTTTGCTGCCGATTTTCTCCTTTGAAAAGGTAGAAGGCAAGATGTTCTCCCCCCTGGCCTGGACCCTGGGCTTTGCCTTGCTCGGCGCCCTGATCTTCACCCTCACGCTGGTGCCGGTACTGACGAGCATTCTGCTGAAGAAAGACGTGCGGGAAAAAGACAACTTCTTCGTTCGCGGCATCAATCGTGGGGCCCAACGCTTCTTCCGCCTGACGTATGGCCACAAAACCTTTAGCCTGCTGCTGGCGGCGGTGGTGGTAGCCGGAGGCCTGGGTGCTTTCCGGCTGCTGGGCTCGGAGTTCTTGCCCGAGCTCAACGAAGGCTCGATTTACGTGCGGGCCCAGTTGCCGCTGAGCATCGGGCTGGATGAGTCGAACAAGCTTTGCAACGAGATGCGCCAGGTGTTTCTGTCCTATTCTGAGGTGTCGGACGTGGTCAGCCAGACCGGCCGCCCCAACGACGGCACCGACCCGACAGGCTTCTACAACAACGAGTTCCTGGTCCAGATCAAGCACACCAAGGAAGTGCAGGACAAGATGAAGCATGCCGCTTACCGCGAGCAGCTTATCGAGAACATGAAAGGCCAGCTGGCC belongs to Hymenobacter cellulosilyticus and includes:
- a CDS encoding efflux RND transporter periplasmic adaptor subunit, whose translation is MPTPMNRFAPLLPLALSLALTGCSQSEAEVQPKPEAGFSLSDTMLRELKTDTVRAEPVRNELTLSGQIATDGDKTAKVFPLVGGVVEDLRVELGDYVQKGQVLAIIRSGEIADLQNQGSAAGTDLDIARKNLEVLEDQYQAGLASERDVTLARKELQKAQGNVGKSRKQLGVYGVSADGKYTIKAPISGFITEKNVTENMQYNDDNVSNFFTIANLDEVWIMANVFESDIAKVKEGYAADVTTLSYPDQHFTGKIDKGFNVLDPDSKVMKVRVKLANPGYLLKPEMYAQIKVLNTENRKMLAVPAQAVIFDKDRNYVMVYKNRQQVETREVKVDKTVGEVSYLTSGVQAGDVIIAKNQLLVYNELNN
- a CDS encoding efflux RND transporter permease subunit gives rise to the protein MNKFIQGIIAFSLKNRGFVFLMTILTIVAGVVSYRHTPIEAFPDVTNTEITIITQWPGRSAEEVEKFVTAPIEIGLNPVQKKTSVRSTSLFGLSVVKVIFDDGVEDFFARQQVNNLLAGVDLPDGLDPEVQPPYGPTGEIYRYTLESPGKTARELKTIQDWVVERNLKAVPGVADVNSFGGEVKSYEISVNPTKLQTFGITPLDVYEAIQRSNINVGGDVIQQGQQNFVVRGIGLLNNIGDINNTVIKNVHGAPILIKSVAEVQESALPRLGKVGRGLNDDMVEGIVVMRKGENPSEVIASLQAKVQELNEKILPRDVQIKTFYDRQQLIDFSTETVLHNLLEGIVLVTVIVFLFMADWRTTVIVSVIIPLALLFAFICLRLKGMSANLLSMGAIDFGIIIDGAVVMVEGLFVALDHRAHKVGMPKFNNLAKLGLIKKTGRDMGKAIFFSKAIIITALLPIFSFEKVEGKMFSPLAWTLGFALLGALIFTLTLVPVLTSILLKKDVREKDNFFVRGINRGAQRFFRLTYGHKTFSLLLAAVVVAGGLGAFRLLGSEFLPELNEGSIYVRAQLPLSIGLDESNKLCNEMRQVFLSYSEVSDVVSQTGRPNDGTDPTGFYNNEFLVQIKHTKEVQDKMKHAAYREQLIENMKGQLARFPGVNFNFSQPIMDNVEEAASGVKGSIAVKIYGTDLQLMENKAGEVYNVLKSINGVDDLGLLRNIGQPELHVELDEQLMASYGVNKADANAVLEMAVGGKQATQLYEGERKFPVRVRYEKQYRQTPAEISRLMVPTQSGKMVPISEISHIGPVNGPSLIYRDDNKRFSAVKFSIRGRDMGSTIEEAQKKVNQVVNLPKGYSMKWTGDFENQRRATERLMQVVPISLGLIFFILFILFGNLKDAGLVLLNVPFAIIGGIASLLLTHTNFSISAGIGFIALFGICIQNGVILITVFKQNMLRKMSLDASLQDGVTSRVRPVVMTALMATIGLLPAALSTGIGSETSKPLAIVVIGGLITGTILTLFIFPSFSSGLTAPSTANTAPRNPRQYRSPSWRCTTSSCQ